The following nucleotide sequence is from Salvia splendens isolate huo1 chromosome 2, SspV2, whole genome shotgun sequence.
AACTTGGGCTCTTTACATTCTTGGAGGAATTTATACTACATAGTACATTCCACATCAATTTTACATGTCTAATCGTCACTGTTCAGTATTACATTATGCCTTCTGGCCGATATCAGTACTAATAGAACAATTGCTTTAATGAAATGTATTCTTGTGGTAACGCCTGCGACGATTCTGCAGGTCACATATACAGGAGTTGAAGTTCTCTCTGCACGCCTGCCCTCGTCTCCGAAAGTGTTTCCTTGGGTGAGTCCATAAATGGATAGTGGATTATTGGTGAGATGATTCAAGCAACATTTTGCATCAACTTGAGGAATGCGGCTTTCTTGTTGCTAACTTGCTCTTAGTGGCAAGGTGTTGTATTTGTGTACTATTCTGCCTAATATCAAATtttgagttaatttttttttcagtttcaaaTGATTGTATTATTTTCAGCAACTGATAATAAGATATCAAATGAGAGGAttcatattttcttatttatttactccaTATGATGTTATTCTGTAGAATTTCCAAGTTGAGAAATTTTCTCAGTTTAGAATTATATCTTGGCTGTCCACTTGTTTCTTCCACTGATGATTTTCTAACCTTTCAATTATTCATTGATGTATAGGTGCCTTAAATTTTATGTTAATATATAAGAATTTCCAAAACTTGAATCAATATATTCTTTACATgttattttttcatattattataattttccatcagaaaacaaacaaatcaaattcaataaacAATATGTAGCAAAGCATCTAAGATGCTCAAAAACTTAAAAGGGAACGATTGAACTAGGGTTTGACAACATGAGCAGCCCTAAATCTTGCAGCAAATCTATTGAACAAGGCCAGCGCAATGCTAGTAACCTGTTGAAGATTGAGAACCCTAGCTTTGATCAAGGCCTTCATCTTCCCCCCGATGGCCCGCCCCGAGATCCCATCGATGCACATGCTTGCGTCGGTCAATGCAGTGCTCATCCATGTTTGGACGTTGCTTGCATGCCATGTGAAGTCACTACTACTACTTCCCCCATCTTCCTTTATGTGGTGCGCCTCCTTGATGCATTTTGTGAGCTGATCCACCCCATCATTTATTTGATCCAAACACTCCCTCACGGATCGGGACTCCGGGCCCTTGGTCCTGTTCAGCCTCTGGGCCACTTCGGTGATGTAGGCTTGTGTTGACTCGGCCCTAGCTAGGGTGACTTTCAGTGCGATCTGGGCGAGTTGTCGGTGACTTAGGGTTTTTGTGAAGCTAGCAACGTAGGGTGATAAGTACTTTACACACATAGTGGAATAGAGTGTTGTCTCGCATTGCGACTCAATGAACGCCCTAGCCCTA
It contains:
- the LOC121780786 gene encoding pectinesterase inhibitor 9-like → MAKTIAFLALSLLVLTLVQAQHPVSRGRARSRARAFIESQCETTLYSTMCVKYLSPYVASFTKTLSHRQLAQIALKVTLARAESTQAYITEVAQRLNRTKGPESRSVRECLDQINDGVDQLTKCIKEAHHIKEDGGSSSSDFTWHASNVQTWMSTALTDASMCIDGISGRAIGGKMKALIKARVLNLQQVTSIALALFNRFAARFRAAHVVKP